One genomic region from Bacillus sp. SLBN-46 encodes:
- a CDS encoding YhcN/YlaJ family sporulation lipoprotein, with translation MNKKQWIIPLSAMMTIGLAGCNGDNNNRAGVNGKNNVAQPMGYYSNENHPSQDNLFGDNDGGVTEIMDHTIGNEDQKTTEHNRKILQNRDENGNPINPTKPLAAKDRNFFQRDNRFSTSDMNYHGHLSKNTGNTGVATDSDFQDNVTAKIRRKVASVNNVQDIRSVAYGNTVIVSVKLADNNKAAETKRAIKKAVMPYTKGRKVTVITDEGTMGRDRNKHNDSQPHKWGQ, from the coding sequence GATAATTCCTCTTTCAGCCATGATGACAATTGGGCTGGCAGGATGTAATGGAGATAATAATAATCGTGCAGGGGTTAATGGGAAAAATAATGTAGCACAACCGATGGGATACTACTCCAATGAAAACCATCCATCACAAGATAATCTATTTGGTGATAATGATGGTGGGGTAACAGAAATAATGGATCATACGATTGGGAATGAAGACCAGAAGACAACGGAGCATAACAGAAAGATCCTTCAAAATAGGGACGAAAATGGCAATCCAATCAATCCAACGAAACCTTTAGCAGCAAAGGACAGGAATTTCTTTCAACGTGATAATCGATTCAGTACAAGTGATATGAATTACCACGGCCATTTAAGTAAAAATACTGGAAACACTGGCGTAGCTACCGATTCTGATTTCCAAGATAATGTTACGGCAAAAATTAGAAGGAAGGTCGCATCTGTTAATAATGTGCAGGACATACGGTCAGTAGCCTATGGGAATACGGTCATTGTTTCAGTGAAGTTAGCTGATAACAACAAGGCAGCCGAAACAAAAAGGGCCATTAAGAAAGCCGTTATGCCTTACACAAAGGGAAGAAAGGTTACCGTGATAACAGATGAGGGAACCATGGGACGCGATCGTAACAAGCATAACGATAGTCAACCACATAAATGGGGACAATAA
- a CDS encoding intercompartmental signaling factor BofC, translated as MRFTWVAMYRYGLAVFAVTLFMFSGWAPGITSSAAQQEPPQNQQKKEPLHMTVILERVYLDGEISQEVVHETCWSMENFWAKYDQWQMVDMDESTMVFRRQVDDISPLLKANGFFGITEDGVLTIFNGRPDRSKIIQSFFQIDMKKLESKTQEDLIQGIPIKSKDHYVEVLETFKPYSIKKE; from the coding sequence ATGAGGTTCACTTGGGTAGCAATGTACCGGTATGGATTAGCCGTTTTTGCTGTTACTCTCTTCATGTTTAGTGGCTGGGCACCGGGAATCACAAGCTCCGCTGCACAACAAGAACCCCCGCAAAATCAACAGAAGAAAGAACCACTGCATATGACGGTGATTTTAGAAAGAGTCTATTTAGATGGAGAGATTAGCCAAGAGGTAGTTCACGAGACTTGCTGGTCAATGGAGAATTTTTGGGCAAAATATGACCAGTGGCAAATGGTTGATATGGATGAGTCCACTATGGTATTTAGAAGACAAGTAGATGATATCTCCCCACTTTTAAAAGCAAATGGCTTTTTTGGAATCACTGAAGACGGAGTGTTGACTATTTTTAATGGTAGACCAGACCGTTCAAAAATCATACAATCCTTTTTTCAAATAGATATGAAGAAGCTAGAAAGTAAAACTCAAGAAGATTTGATACAAGGAATACCCATTAAATCGAAAGATCATTATGTTGAAGTGTTAGAAACCTTCAAGCCGTATTCTATAAAAAAAGAATAG
- the ruvA gene encoding Holliday junction branch migration protein RuvA — MYEFIKGTVEFISPEYIVVENNGVGYQISTPNPFIYSGKLETMVTVYTYHYVREDIMALYGFETREEKRLFTKLLNVSGIGPKGALAILASGEVQQVVTAIENEDESFLVKFPGVGKKTARQMILDLKGKLQDIVPDFFPNLFNANQLPIHTEETNSAFEEAILALKALGYSEKEIKKISPELRKEQLSTDQYIKHALKRLLK, encoded by the coding sequence TTGTATGAATTTATAAAAGGGACTGTTGAATTTATTAGTCCAGAATATATAGTAGTGGAAAATAATGGGGTTGGCTATCAAATCTCCACACCCAATCCGTTTATTTATTCTGGTAAATTGGAGACAATGGTTACTGTCTACACGTATCACTATGTACGCGAAGATATTATGGCCCTATACGGGTTTGAAACCAGAGAAGAAAAAAGACTGTTTACTAAATTATTAAATGTATCTGGAATCGGGCCCAAAGGAGCACTTGCGATTCTTGCTTCAGGGGAAGTACAGCAAGTGGTAACAGCCATTGAAAATGAGGATGAAAGTTTCCTTGTGAAATTCCCTGGTGTAGGTAAAAAGACAGCCCGTCAAATGATTCTTGATTTAAAAGGGAAATTACAGGATATCGTTCCAGACTTTTTCCCGAATTTATTCAATGCAAATCAACTTCCTATACATACAGAAGAAACCAATTCTGCTTTTGAAGAAGCGATTCTTGCTTTAAAGGCTCTCGGTTATTCAGAAAAGGAAATTAAAAAGATTTCACCTGAATTAAGAAAAGAACAGCTGTCAACAGACCAATACATTAAACATGCACTAAAGCGGCTTTTAAAATAG